Proteins encoded together in one Telopea speciosissima isolate NSW1024214 ecotype Mountain lineage chromosome 4, Tspe_v1, whole genome shotgun sequence window:
- the LOC122660496 gene encoding lipase-like isoform X2 — protein sequence MSDLTELFTWTCSRCNDMTKGFEIIELIVDVQHCLQAFVGVARDLKAIVIAFRGTQEHSIQNWIEDLFWKQLDLNYPDLPGAMVHHGFYSAYHNTTMRPGVLDAVKRAKQLYGDIGIMVTGHSMGGAMASFCALDLAVNHGAHIVQFMTFGQPRVGNAVFASYFSKHVQNTIRVTHEHDVIPHLPPYYSYFPQKTYKHFPTEVWLYNVGFGSLVYKVEKVCDGSGEDPTCSRSVTGNSISDHTMYFGIELEAETWGSCKIITEPHMLSYAKTDPNGNIVLSRDPTTSILKLNTQTAVF from the exons ATGTCGGACTTGACTGAACTTTTTACATGGACATGCTCAAGGTGTAATGATATGACAAAG GGATTTGAAATTATAGAGCTGATTGTTGACGTCCAACACTGCTTACAG GCATTTGTTGGGGTGGCACGGGATCTTAAAGCTATTGTAATTGCATTTAGGGGCACACAGGAACACAG CATACAGAATTGGATTGAGGACCTATTCTGGAAGCAGCTTGATCTAAACTACCCAGACTTGCCTGGTGCAATG GTGCACCATGGATTTTATTCTGCATATCATAACACAACTATGCGCCCAGGGGTTCTTGACGCTGTTAAAAGGGCAAAGCAGTTGTATGGGGACATTGGAATCATGGTGACAGGGCATTCAATGGGAGGAGCTATGGCTTCCTTCTGCGCACTTGATCTTGCA GTTAATCATGGAGCCCACATTGTTCAATTTATGACATTTGGACAGCCCCGTGTTGGCAATGCAGTGTTTGCATCCTACTTTAGCAAACATGTACAGAATACAATTCGCGTCACACATGAGCATGATGTTATCCCACATTTGCCTCCATACTATTCTTATTTCCCACAGAAGACATACAAACACTTCCCTACAGAG GTGTGGCTCTACAACGTTGGATTTGGAAGTCTAGTTTACAAGGTGGAGAAGGTCTGTGATGGTTCTGGAGAAGATCCGACTTGTAGCAG ATCTGTAACAGGCAACAGCATCTCAGACCACACGATGTACTTTGGTATTGAATTAGAGGCTGAGACGTGGGGTTCATGCAAAATTATTACGGAGCCTCATATGTTGAGCTATGCTAAAACGGATCCGAATGGGAACATAGTATTGTCGAGGGATCCTACCACGTCAATTTTAAAACTGAATACACAAACAGCTGTTTTCTAA
- the LOC122660496 gene encoding probable feruloyl esterase A isoform X1: MSRFQWLKVAILFSLLAVSGGRELQAKHKDHASVYNHTLAKILVEYASAVYMSDLTELFTWTCSRCNDMTKGFEIIELIVDVQHCLQAFVGVARDLKAIVIAFRGTQEHSIQNWIEDLFWKQLDLNYPDLPGAMVHHGFYSAYHNTTMRPGVLDAVKRAKQLYGDIGIMVTGHSMGGAMASFCALDLAVNHGAHIVQFMTFGQPRVGNAVFASYFSKHVQNTIRVTHEHDVIPHLPPYYSYFPQKTYKHFPTEVWLYNVGFGSLVYKVEKVCDGSGEDPTCSRSVTGNSISDHTMYFGIELEAETWGSCKIITEPHMLSYAKTDPNGNIVLSRDPTTSILKLNTQTAVF, translated from the exons ATGAGTCGATTCCAGTGGTTAAAGGTGGCAATTTTATTCTCTTTACTTGCAGTTTCTGGAGGGAGAG AACTTCAAGCCAAGCACAAGGACCATGCGTCTGTCTACAATCACACTCTTGCCAAGATATTAGTGGAGTATGCTTCTGCG GTGTACATGTCGGACTTGACTGAACTTTTTACATGGACATGCTCAAGGTGTAATGATATGACAAAG GGATTTGAAATTATAGAGCTGATTGTTGACGTCCAACACTGCTTACAG GCATTTGTTGGGGTGGCACGGGATCTTAAAGCTATTGTAATTGCATTTAGGGGCACACAGGAACACAG CATACAGAATTGGATTGAGGACCTATTCTGGAAGCAGCTTGATCTAAACTACCCAGACTTGCCTGGTGCAATG GTGCACCATGGATTTTATTCTGCATATCATAACACAACTATGCGCCCAGGGGTTCTTGACGCTGTTAAAAGGGCAAAGCAGTTGTATGGGGACATTGGAATCATGGTGACAGGGCATTCAATGGGAGGAGCTATGGCTTCCTTCTGCGCACTTGATCTTGCA GTTAATCATGGAGCCCACATTGTTCAATTTATGACATTTGGACAGCCCCGTGTTGGCAATGCAGTGTTTGCATCCTACTTTAGCAAACATGTACAGAATACAATTCGCGTCACACATGAGCATGATGTTATCCCACATTTGCCTCCATACTATTCTTATTTCCCACAGAAGACATACAAACACTTCCCTACAGAG GTGTGGCTCTACAACGTTGGATTTGGAAGTCTAGTTTACAAGGTGGAGAAGGTCTGTGATGGTTCTGGAGAAGATCCGACTTGTAGCAG ATCTGTAACAGGCAACAGCATCTCAGACCACACGATGTACTTTGGTATTGAATTAGAGGCTGAGACGTGGGGTTCATGCAAAATTATTACGGAGCCTCATATGTTGAGCTATGCTAAAACGGATCCGAATGGGAACATAGTATTGTCGAGGGATCCTACCACGTCAATTTTAAAACTGAATACACAAACAGCTGTTTTCTAA
- the LOC122660496 gene encoding uncharacterized protein LOC122660496 isoform X3, translating to MSRFQWLKVAILFSLLAVSGGRELQAKHKDHASVYNHTLAKILVEYASAVYMSDLTELFTWTCSRCNDMTKGFEIIELIVDVQHCLQAFVGVARDLKAIVIAFRGTQEHSIQNWIEDLFWKQLDLNYPDLPGAMVHHGFYSAYHNTTMRPGVLDAVKRAKQLYGDIGIMVTGHSMGGAMASFCALDLAVWLYNVGFGSLVYKVEKVCDGSGEDPTCSRSVTGNSISDHTMYFGIELEAETWGSCKIITEPHMLSYAKTDPNGNIVLSRDPTTSILKLNTQTAVF from the exons ATGAGTCGATTCCAGTGGTTAAAGGTGGCAATTTTATTCTCTTTACTTGCAGTTTCTGGAGGGAGAG AACTTCAAGCCAAGCACAAGGACCATGCGTCTGTCTACAATCACACTCTTGCCAAGATATTAGTGGAGTATGCTTCTGCG GTGTACATGTCGGACTTGACTGAACTTTTTACATGGACATGCTCAAGGTGTAATGATATGACAAAG GGATTTGAAATTATAGAGCTGATTGTTGACGTCCAACACTGCTTACAG GCATTTGTTGGGGTGGCACGGGATCTTAAAGCTATTGTAATTGCATTTAGGGGCACACAGGAACACAG CATACAGAATTGGATTGAGGACCTATTCTGGAAGCAGCTTGATCTAAACTACCCAGACTTGCCTGGTGCAATG GTGCACCATGGATTTTATTCTGCATATCATAACACAACTATGCGCCCAGGGGTTCTTGACGCTGTTAAAAGGGCAAAGCAGTTGTATGGGGACATTGGAATCATGGTGACAGGGCATTCAATGGGAGGAGCTATGGCTTCCTTCTGCGCACTTGATCTTGCA GTGTGGCTCTACAACGTTGGATTTGGAAGTCTAGTTTACAAGGTGGAGAAGGTCTGTGATGGTTCTGGAGAAGATCCGACTTGTAGCAG ATCTGTAACAGGCAACAGCATCTCAGACCACACGATGTACTTTGGTATTGAATTAGAGGCTGAGACGTGGGGTTCATGCAAAATTATTACGGAGCCTCATATGTTGAGCTATGCTAAAACGGATCCGAATGGGAACATAGTATTGTCGAGGGATCCTACCACGTCAATTTTAAAACTGAATACACAAACAGCTGTTTTCTAA